The following are encoded together in the Vigna angularis cultivar LongXiaoDou No.4 chromosome 9, ASM1680809v1, whole genome shotgun sequence genome:
- the LOC108347646 gene encoding alanine aminotransferase 2, translated as MRRIVADRFRRLFNRSFLLHRHHHNHNHPPFPASSSLTSHYPFSPYRFFFSTPFSSMASDSPFPVTAQNINPKVLKCEYAVRGEVVTLAQNLQKDLLANPGSHPFDEILYCNIGNPQSLGQSPITFFREVLALTDHPAILDKSETQGLFSADAIERAWQIVEQIPGRATGAYSHSQGVKGLRDTIAAGIEERDGFPANPDDIFMTDGASPAVHNMMQLLIRSENDGILCPIPQYPLYSASIALHGGFLVPYYLDEASGWGLEIPELKKQLDAAKSKGINVRALVVINPGNPTGQVLSEENQRHIVDFCKQEGLVLLADEVYQENVYVPEKKFHSFKKVSRSMGYGENDVTLVSFQSVSKGYHGECGKRGGYMEVTGFSAEVREQIYKMASVNLCSNISGQILASLVMSPPKVGDESYESFMAEKGNILASLARRAKTLEDAFNKLEGVTCNKAEGAMYLFPQIRLSQKAIKAAEEAKTAPDNFYCKRLLNATGVVVVPGSGFGQVPGTWHFRCTILPQEEKIPAIVSRLTEFHEKFMDEFRD; from the exons ATGCGGAGAATCGTTGCAGACAGATTCAGGCGCCTTTTCAACCGTTCATTCCTtcttcatcgtcatcatcacaatcacaatcacccTCCCTTTCCTGCTTCTTCCTCTCTCACTTCTCACTATCCGTTTTCCCCCTATCGCTTCTTCTTTTCTACTCCTTTTTCTTCCATGGCTTCTGATTCACCTTTCCCTGTCACTGCTCAAAACATCAACCCAAAG GTTCTGAAATGTGAGTACGCCGTTAGAGGAGAGGTTGTCACACTTGCTCAG AATTTGCAAAAGGATTTACTGGCCAATCCCGGTTCTCATCCATTTGACGAG ATACTTTACTGCAACATTGGAAATCCTCAGTCTCTTGGCCAGTCTCCAATAACCTTTTTCCGAGAG GTTCTTGCTTTAACTGATCATCCAGCTATATTGGACAAAAGTGAAACACAGGGTTTGTTCAG CGCTGATGCAATAGAACGAGCTTGGCAGATTGTGGAACAGATTCCCGGTAGAGCAACTGGTGCCTATAGCCACAGTCAG GGTGTCAAGGGTTTGCGTGATACAATAGCTGCTGGAATTGAAGAGCGTGATGGTTTTCCTGCTAATCCTGATGACATTTTCATGACAGATGGTGCAAGCCCTGCA GTCCATAACATGATGCAATTACTTATCAGGTCGGAAAATGATGGTATTTTGTGTCCCATTCCACAGTATCCTCTATACTCAGCTTCAATTGCCCTCCATGGTGGCTTCTTG gtaCCTTATTATCTAGATGAAGCAAGCGGTTGGGGATTGGAAATACCTGAACTCAAGAAGCAATTGGACGCTGCCAAGTCTAAGGGCATCAATGTTAGGGCTTTAGTTGTTATAAATCCTGGCAATCCAACGGGGCAG GTTCTTTCTGAGGAAAATCAGCGCCATATAGTAGATTTTTGCAAGCAAGAAGGTTTGGTTCTTTTAGCTGATGAG GTATATCAAGAAAATGTTTATGTCCCTGAGAAGAAATTTCACTCATTCAAGAAGGTATCTCGGTCCATGGGATATGGTGAGAATGACGTCACTTTAGTATCCTTTCAATCAGTCTCCAAAG GCTACCATGGGGAGTGTGGGAAACGAGGAGGTTATATGGAGGTGACTGGCTTTTCTGCAGAAGTGAGGGAGCAAATATATAAAATGGCATCTGTCAACCTTTGCTCTAATATCTCTGGTCAAATTCTTGCAAGCTTGGTCATGAGTCCACCTAAG GTTGGAGACGAGTCCTATGAATCATTCATGGCTGAGAAGGGAAATATTTTGGCATCGCTTGCTAGGCGTGCAAAG ACACTAGAAGATGCATTCAACAAACTAGAGGGTGTAACATGCAACAAAGCAGAAGGGGCAATGTATCTGTTTCCCCAAATTCGTCTGTCCCAAAAGGCTATCAAAGCTGCAGAGGAGGCAAAAACTGCACCTGATAACTTCTATTGCAAGCGGTTGCTTAATGCCACAGGAGTAGTAGTTGTTCCTGGTTCTGGTTTTGGACAG GTTCCTGGCACATGGCATTTCAGATGCACCATTTTGCCCCAAGAAGAAAAGATTCCAGCCATTGTCTCCCGTTTGACAGAGTTCCATGAAAAATTCATGGATGAGTTCCGTGACTAA
- the LOC108346263 gene encoding pectinesterase 3, with product MDTIKSFKGYGKVDELEQQAYQKKTRKRIIIITVSSIVLIAVIIAAVAGVVIHNRNNKSSPSSDSAQQTQLSPAASLKAVCKATRYPDSCFSSISSLPESNTTDPELLFKLSLRVAIDELYKLSSFPSKLRANAEHDARLQKAIDVCSSVIGDALDRLNDSISALGTVTGRIVSSASVNDVETWLSATLTDQDTCLDALGELNSTAARGSLQEIETAMRNSTEFASNSLAIVTKILRLLSQFEKPDHHRRLLEFPQWLGAAERRLLEEKNNESTPDAVVAKDGSEQFKTIGEALKLVKKKSEKRFSVYVKEGSYVENIDLDKNTWNVMIYGDGKDKTVIVGSRNFIDGTPTFETATFAVKGKGFIAKDIGFVNNAGASKHQAVALRSGSDRSVFFRCSFDGFQDTLYAHSNRQFYRDCDITGTIDFIFGNAAVVFQNCKIMPRQPLPNQFNTITAQGKKDPNQNTGIIVQKSTITPLGNNLTAPTYLGRPWKDFSTTVIMQSDIGSFLNPVGWMSWVPNVEPASTIFYAEYQNNGPGADVSKRVKWAGYKPTLTDTDADRFTVESFIQGPDWLPNAAVQFDSTL from the exons ATGGATACAATTAAGTCATTCAAGGGCTACGGCAAAGTTGACGAGCTGGAACAGCAAGCCTATCAGAAGAAGACACGTAAGCGAATCATAATCATCACAGTGTCTTCCATCGTTCTAATTGCGGTCATCATCGCTGCGGTTGCAGGGGTCGTCATACACAACCGCAACAACAAATCGTCGCCCTCATCTGACTCGGCCCAGCAAACTCAGTTGTCTCCGGCCGCGTCACTCAAAGCGGTGTGCAAGGCTACTCGCTACCCTGACTCCTGCTTCTCCTCCATATCCTCGTTGCCGGAATCCAACACAACCGACCCGGAGCTCCTCTTCAAGCTCTCGCTACGCGTCGCCATTGACGAGCTCTACAAGCTCTCCAGCTTCCCTTCCAAGCTCCGTGCCAATGCGGAGCACGACGCGCGTCTGCAGAAGGCAATCGACGTCTGCAGTTCCGTCATCGGTGACGCGTTGGACCGCCTCAACGACTCGATCTCCGCGCTCGGAACCGTCACCGGAAGGATTGTTTCTTCGGCGAGCGTCAACGACGTGGAGACGTGGCTCAGCGCGACGCTCACGGACCAGGACACGTGCCTCGACGCGCTTGGCGAGCTGAACTCCACCGCCGCTCGCGGCTCTCTCCAGGAGATCGAGACCGCCATGAGGAACTCCACGGAGTTCGCGAGCAACAGCTTGGCTATCGTGACGAAGATCCTTCGGTTGCTGTCGCAGTTCGAGAAACCGGATCACCACCGGCGGCTGCTAGAGTTTCCGCAGTGGCTGGGCGCGGCGGAGCGAAGGCTGTTGGAGGAGAAGAACAACGAATCGACGCCGGATGCTGTGGTGGCGAAGGACGGTAGTGAACAGTTCAAGACGATCGGCGAGGCGCTGAagttggtgaagaagaagagcgAGAAGAGATTCTCGGTGTACGTGAAGGAAGGGAGCTACGTGGAGAACATCGATTTGGATAAGAACACGTGGAATGTGATGATCTATGGTGATGGGAAGGACAAAACCGTCATCGTCGGTAGCCGGAACTTCATAGACGGAACGCCGACTTTCGAAACTGCAACTTTCg CTGTTAAAGGCAAGGGATTCATAGCCAAAGACATAGGGTTTGTGAACAATGCAGGTGCTTCAAAGCACCAGGCTGTGGCATTGAGATCTGGGTCAGATCGCTCTGTGTTCTTCAGATGCTCATTTGATGGCTTCCAAGATACCCTCTATGCTCATTCCAACCGCCAATTCTACCGTGACTGTGACATTACAGGCACCATAGACTTCATATTTGGCAATGCAGCAGTTGTGTTCCAAAATTGCAAAATAATGCCTAGACAGCCTTTACCAAACCAGTTCAACACCATCACAGCTCAGGGAAAGAAAGATCCTAACCAGAACACTGGAATTATAGTTCAGAAATCAACGATCACTCCTCTGGGTAACAATCTCACTGCTCCCACATACCTTGGCAGGCCATGGAAAGATTTCTCCACCACTGTCATCATGCAATCTGATATTGGGTCATTCTTGAATCCGGTGGGGTGGATGAGTTGGGTCCCTAATGTGGAACCTGCAAGTACCATCTTCTACGCAGAATATCAGAATAATGGGCCAGGAGCTGACGTGTCCAAGAGGGTCAAATGGGCCGGTTATAAGCCCACTCTCACGGACACCGATGCAGATAGGTTCACTGTGGAGTCCTTTATCCAAGGCCCTGATTGGTTGCCAAATGCAGCTGTGCAGTTTGATTCCACCTTGTGA
- the LOC108346350 gene encoding uncharacterized protein LOC108346350 → MDLPNHKFFQSPSALAVAVAPHGEALSESNVNMYGKNNDNPFADDFPDPLCKLNLKETSEFVKSLPVPSGRAESRGHSVSQQRRLLEAPSTPGRPVFTFSSGLPRKSFPSKWDDAEKWLMSTSCHDSPAHNNINNNTLKVSVSDSSKVATRQQCEDVGFKQQMENFSEKSRVTEERVSKAVPNFHWSPSLDHQHNTLSAFHGVKDIVLKDKFTDSIEPILPNLRYLEPAKEGFLFRNQVGGAMQDACTEVVQHRDIGTEMTPLGSSTTSRCHTPVKISSPPRHNTPASRSGPLALASTACTLDVIQLEECHFSKLQLGSQYDIVTSNWSSSEEEEKEISKSLRHNGSHKADSDCIAASWEEEEKTKCCLRYQREEAKIQAWVNLQSAKAEARSRKLEVKIQKMRSNLEEKLMKRMSVVHRKAEEWRAEARQQHLEQIQKATEQAQKIIHKHNSHFSKPSSCGCFPCNNNHH, encoded by the exons ATGGACCTCCCCAACCATAAATTCTTCCAATCTCCATCTGCATTGGCAGTGGCAGTGGCACCACATGGG GAAGCACTCTCTGAGAGCAACGTGAACATGTATGGGAAAAACAATGATAACCCTTTTGCGGATGACTTCCCTGATCCACTTTGCAAGCTCAACCTGAAGGAAACCTCTGAGTTTGTCAAGTCTTTGCCTGTGCCGAGTGGCAGAGCCGAAAGCAGAGGCCACTCTGTTTCACAACAGAGGAGACTGTTAGAGGCTCCCTCCACTCCTGGGAGACCAGTTTTCACCTTCAGCTCTGGCCTTCCAAGAAAGAGCTTCCCTTCCAAGTGGGATGATGCAGAGAAATGGCTTATGAGCACTTCTTGCCATGACTCACCTGCTCACAACAACATTAACAACAACACTCTCAAGGTTTCAGTCTCGGACTCCTCAAAGGTTGCAACCAGACAACAATGTGAAGATGTTGGCTTTAAGCAGCAAATGGAAAATTTCTCGGAGAAATCAAGGGTCACCGAAGAAAGGGTGTCCAAAGCTGTCCCCAACTTCCACTGGTCTCCTTCGTTGGACCACCAGCATAACACCCTCAGTGCTTTCCATGGTGTTAAAGACATTGTACTCAAAG ATAAGTTCACAGACAGCATAGAGCCTATTTTGCCAAATTTGAGATATTTAGAGCCAGCAAAGGAAGGGTTCTTGTTTAGGAACCAAGTTGGTGGGGCAATGCAAGATGCTTGCACAGAAGTGGTTCAACATAGAGACATTGGCACTGAGATGACTCCTCTGGGAAGTTCCACAACTTCAAGATGCCACACCCCAGTTAAGATTTCATCACCTCCTCGTCACAACACTCCTGCAAGTAGATCAGGACCATTGGCCTTGGCTAGCACTGCCTGCACTCTTGATGTCATTCAGCTGGAGGAGTGCCATTTTTCTAAACTGCAACTAGGATCACAGTATGACATAGTCACTTCAAATTGGAGCTCAagtgaagaggaagaaaaggaaatatcAAAAAGTTTGAGGCACAATGGGAGCCACAAAGCTGATTCCGACTGCATAGCTGCTTCATGGGAAGAAGAGGAGAAGACCAAGTGCTGTTTAAG GTATCAGAGAGAAGAAGCAAAAATCCAAGCTTGGGTAAACCTCCAAAGTGCTAAAGCAGAGGCCAGGTCAAGAAAGCTTGAG GTGAAAATACAGAAGATGAGATCAAACCTTGAAGAGAAGTTGATGAAGAGGATGTCAGTGGTTCACAGGAAAGCTGAGGAGTGGAGAGCAGAAGCCAGACAGCAACACTTGGAGCAAATTCAGAAAGCCACAGAGCAAGCTCAGAAGATAATTCATAAACATAACTCACATTTTTCAAAGCCAAGTTCATGTGGTTGCTTCCCTTGCAATAACAACCATCATTGA
- the LOC108347254 gene encoding uncharacterized protein LOC108347254, with protein sequence MAVNSYSSAQISLQKHGSFLKYASKDLKSKHCSVPQKKAPVGPVAFRITASIKNKIYEDKSQGIICYEDESGEIICEGYDEGPRYQRIPRPTHHPRDVEIMNLVQQQSWLQIVKGEEINHLAKGVIRQQEDLNYNRWL encoded by the exons ATGGCAGTTAACAGCTATTCTTCAGCTCAAATCTCACTTCAGAAACATGGTTCATTTCTGAAATATGCCAGCAAAGATTTGAAGTCCAAACACTGCTCTGTCCCACAGAAAAAAGCACCAGTTGGTCCAGTAGCATTTAGAATCACAGCATCCATCAAGAACAAG ATTTATGAGGACAAATCTCAGGGCATAATTTGCTATGAAGATGAGAGTGGAGAAATAATTTGTGAAGGATATGATGAAGGGCCTCGTTATCAACGAATTCCAAGGCCAACCCATCATCCAAG GGATGTTGAAATCATGAATCTTGTGCAACAACAAAGTTGGCTGCAGATTGTTAAAGGGGAAGAAATCAACCATTTAGCAAAAGGAGTTATTCGTCAACAAGAGGATTTAAACTACAACAGATGGCTTTAA